The following is a genomic window from Nostoc sp. HK-01.
ATTACAGACGGTACACCTTCAGGATAGAGTTGAGTGATCGCTCTGGATAAACTACCACCCAAATCACAAGTGATCACCAACTTGTTTGGTTGAGATAAATCTATTGCCATTGTTTAGCTTCCTAATATATTCGCTAACAAAAGTGTTTCATCATCCAAAAAATCACTCCAGTCTTCATCGTCTGGCTCCTCATCTAACGTTGAAGAGGAAGAATTATCATTAAGCGTTGAATCTGGCTCGAAAACGCTTACTACCTTAGAAGCCACATCTACTTCATCATTTGTCTGCAATCGAGTTGTTTGTGGTAAGTAAGGAGCCACTATCTTGTCAATGGTCTTTAACTTGGCTTCTAACTTTTCGATAGCCATCCTACTAGCTTTTATAACTTGTGAGTATCTGGCGTTATTATCTAACAACGCTTCTACTAACCAGTAGGGAGTAATAGCTTCGAGTACTAATTCTGTAGCAGGCTTATTAGAAGGATGTTCCAGTAAATACTGAACAACTTGTCCTTCCCAAGAGTCTTTAGCTCTTCTTACCTTTGATAACTCTACATAAAGATTTTCTTCATTTTTAATATCAGTATAAGAGGAATCTACTTTTATTGGCTGTGAAATTATTTTTCTAATCGTTGCCAGTTTTCCCTCCAATTTTTCACTAGCATTTCTACTTGCTACTATCAATTGTTGTTGTTCTATATTGTTTTCCAATGCCTCGACTAGCCAGTAGGCAGCGATCGCCTCTAGTGTGAATTCATAGCTCAGATTCCCTGATGGATGTTCTGTTAGATATTGGATCACTTTCCCTGTCCAAGAATTCTTAAGTCTTTTAATACGGGGAAGTTCTATATCAAATTGAACAGAAGTTTTCATTTTTTTCTCCTCAGTATTTATGTATTAAAACATACCTATAAATGGTCTACGCAAATTTGCGTCTGATTGCGTTTGATTGCGTCTGATTGCGGCTGTTTGCGTCTGATTGCGGACAGAAATCAAAAAATTTAGTAATTCCGTTTGCGTCTGATTGCGTCTGATTGCGTCTGATTGCGTCTGATTGCGACTGGAAAAAGGGGTTTTTCGGGTAGGTTATTTTAAAGGTGTACTCACTTTACTTTCGTGCCCCTTCGGGGTGGCTTCGCCATCCTTCGCTTCGCTCAGGACACAAAAGTAGTTCGCCCTGCCGGGAGCGCGGAAGTTGTTCAAAGACACTCGTTGCAGCGAGAATAAATCAATGGTAGCGTTAGCAATACTACGAGTCGAGAAATTAAAATCATTCGGGAATATTGGGGGAAGTGAAAAACATACTGCCCGACTTCAGGATACTCCCAATGCAGATCCAACAAAACAAAATATTCGATTGATTGGATCAAAAGATCAGAGATCGCTCGAATCAATCGTCAAGGAACTGATAAAATCAAAGACAAACTACCAGCCCAGAAAAGACGCAGTGCTGTGCAGTGAAATATTTTTGAGTGCCAGTCCAGAATACTTTCGACCCGATGACCCATCAATGGCGGGTACTTGGGACAATCAGAAGATGGAGGATTTTACGAATGCTTCCCAAAAATGGCTGTTAGAAAAGTATGGAAATAAGTGTGTCAGAGCCGAATTACACTTGGATGAATCGACTCCACATATTCATGCCTATATCGTGCCACTCAACGAAAAAACCAAACGACTTAGTTATAAGGAAATGTTTGGCGGTTCTGTGGCACAGGGACGACTGAAAATGTCACAACTGCAAGATAGTTATGCGGTTGCACTTGCTCCTTTAGGCATCCAACGGGGGGTTAAAGGCTCAAAAGCTAAACATATCCAGGTTCAAGAATATTATCAGGCGGTCAATTCTCAACCCCTGAGTTTGGAGTTAGAACGATTTGCACCTTTACCAGGAGAAACAGCCCATGAGTTGCTTGAGCGCATAAAAAATGACCGACGCATTCAACAATTAGATCACCAATTAGCTGACCGCCGACGAATTATTCAGTTGGAAAAACGGGCTTCTTTATCATCAATAGCCTTAGAGAAACTTCGACAGAATTTAGAAACACGCATAGTTCATCTAGAGCAGGAGAACCTAGAATGGCGACAAAAAGCTGATTTAATGCGCGACTTACCTTTGGCTGATGTGGCTTGGGCGTTAGGACTAGATTGTATTGATGGACGATGGAAGGGTTATGGACACATCATTAGTATTGATGGTTCCAAATTCTACGACTTCGCTCCTCAACAGCTTCATGGTGGCGGCGGTGCAATTGATTTGGTGATGCACGTACAGGGGTGCAATTTCACAAGAGCGATCGCCTGGCTATATGAATCATCTGGTAAAACTGGAGTTCAAAAAGCAGCGATCGCGCACTCACTAAATCTGACAAATGAGATTATTCGCTCCCAACCCTGCCCTAAATTCCAGCAACCAGTTGAGAATAAAGCCCACTGGTCAGAAGTTGCTCAATATTTAACGACTAAACGAGGTATCCCACCAAATTTGATACAAGCTCTTTATGAACGAGGTTTAGTTTATGCTGATGCTCATCAAAATGCTGTATTTGTCATGCGAAATTTCAATGACCAAACTAATGGCGCGTCTTTAAGAGGGACAAAGGGGGAGAATAACACTTTCAAGGGCTACCACAAAGGTACAAAGCGGGGTGATAGCTGGTTTTACTTTCACTTAGGAGGGCAAGCTCAAACTCAGGTAGAAAGAGCAGTATTGTGTAAATCTCCGATTGAGGCATTGTCATTCGCCACGCTGGAATTGAAAGCCTATCAAGGAATACCGCCACAAAGAACAATGTATTTAGCTGTAGATAATCCTAAAAGTTTACCAGTAGATTTTCTTTCAACAGTTCCGGTGGTAGAAATAGCATTTGATAATAATGTTTGGGGTCATGAAACTGCCCTGAGCATTCAGAAGCTGTTGAAGGATGCAACTACGCTCAAAACTAAAGCCAAGGGTAAAGATTGGAATGAACAACTTGTCCAAAAACTTTACTTTCAACCACAAAAACTTTCGTCACGGCAGGATATTGAAATCTAAATTAGCTGGTAAGTATCCTGACTGGGATTAAGTAAATTAGATAGAATACGTTCATCAATAGATTGCCATCTGATGGGCAAAAGAAGAATGACAGACAACACCAATAATCCAACCCCTCCCAAAAGCCGTAGATTAGTGATTGTGACTGGAGATAAGGGCGGTGTAGGAAAGTCCACCTTTTCTAGAGCTATGATCCAAACTTACCTCGACACCAATCAAAACTTCGCTGCGTTTGATGCTGATATTTCCAACCCACAAATCAAACGATTTTACGACACTGAATGTACTGTTATGCCCTTAGACATCTTTAAAAGGGGAGAAGCTGATCTTTTTCTGTTGGATGAACTCAAAGACTTCATTGACAAAGATGCAGTTAAAGCTAACTCACCTAAAAAAGATGAACAACTTATCGCTCCTGATAGTAAATCTTTATTTTTACTAGAATTGCCACCCCAATCAATTCAGTTTTTTCGCTCCTTTGAGGAAGAAATGGGCTTCTTCAAAACGGTAGGTAAGAAGCTGGATATGAGAGTCACGATGGCTACTGTGATTAATCGCACGAAGGACTCGGTTAACCAATTGAATTATTTACGTGATTTTTGTGGAGAGAAGGTAGATTACGTTGTTATCAAGAACCTATTTTTTGGAGAAAAAGATAGGTTTGAAAGATACGATAACTCTTTATTGGTTAAAGAACTTAAAAAGGTTAACAAAGTCATCCCAGAAATTTATATGCCAGATTTGATTGCCCACGCTTATGATTATCTGGATGAGAATAATTTTTCCTTTTCTAAGGGTATAGAACAGAGCGAGAAACTGTCTGTTCAAGGTCGAGTTGAGAAATGGATGGAGAACTTTAAAAAATCTATTGAGCCAGTTAAACACTTACTAGGACTAGCTGATGTCAACTTACAGTCCGAATCCTAAACGCCTGATTATGATTGTAGGTGATTCTCGTGTGGGCAAGTCTACCGTCATGCGCTTGTTGATTGACTTATATTGCTCACTAGGATATCGGTTGAGAGCCTACGACCACGACAACCGTAAAAGGCTCGAACCATATAAATGTCTCGTTGGGGTTGAAAGCATCAATTTTGATGAAGGTACTGATTGGGTCATTGAAGAACTCCGCAATGGCTATGATACTCTAGCTGTTGATATGCCAGGACAACACATAGAAGGCATTTGCAACTACATCGATAAAGTAAACTTGTTTAAAACCTTGGGTAAAGTTGACTGGCGACTTACTTTTGTACAACCTATTTCACACCGATTAGATTGTGTTGAATATTTGTCCCAGCTTCTGGCTTTTGCCGGAAATCAGGCTGATTATGTAGTCGTCAAAAACCAACACTTTGCTCAGCGGTTCAAACTTTATCAAACGAACGGCTATCCCAAGCTTAAAGATGTGGATGGATGTGATATTGCTTTGTCCGGCTTAAATAAGTACAGCTATGAGGCCATTGAGAGCATTGGCTTACCTTACTCACAAGTCAGGGATAACATCAATATTTTTTCTGTCTACAGAGCTTATGCTTACAGATGGCTGAACAGTTTTTATCAATCTATTGAGTCTAATTCTTTAGCCTCCGAATACTTGGGGCTGCTACAGATACGCCAACAGCAGGAGTCTGGGCATGACGATTTCTAAATACACCGAAGCCGAAATTGACCGAATTCGAGAACTTTCTGAAGAAATCGGGTTTGACCCCAACGATCCGATGTTTCAAATTATGAGCATCCTGGGGAATTTTGAGGAGATGATGATTCAATTCCCCACCCAGATGGAAGCATTAATGGAAGCTGGGGCTTTAATGATGGACAAAAAGCTCACTGATGCTACCAAAGCTGCACAACTGATGCAACACTCTATCATTACTGATGCTGTACAAACAAGTCTTAAAGAAGAACTCCCAAAACTTAAGCCGACTTTTTCTCTGCCTTTGGAAACACC
Proteins encoded in this region:
- a CDS encoding hypothetical protein (similar to mobilization protein) yields the protein MVALAILRVEKLKSFGNIGGSEKHTARLQDTPNADPTKQNIRLIGSKDQRSLESIVKELIKSKTNYQPRKDAVLCSEIFLSASPEYFRPDDPSMAGTWDNQKMEDFTNASQKWLLEKYGNKCVRAELHLDESTPHIHAYIVPLNEKTKRLSYKEMFGGSVAQGRLKMSQLQDSYAVALAPLGIQRGVKGSKAKHIQVQEYYQAVNSQPLSLELERFAPLPGETAHELLERIKNDRRIQQLDHQLADRRRIIQLEKRASLSSIALEKLRQNLETRIVHLEQENLEWRQKADLMRDLPLADVAWALGLDCIDGRWKGYGHIISIDGSKFYDFAPQQLHGGGGAIDLVMHVQGCNFTRAIAWLYESSGKTGVQKAAIAHSLNLTNEIIRSQPCPKFQQPVENKAHWSEVAQYLTTKRGIPPNLIQALYERGLVYADAHQNAVFVMRNFNDQTNGASLRGTKGENNTFKGYHKGTKRGDSWFYFHLGGQAQTQVERAVLCKSPIEALSFATLELKAYQGIPPQRTMYLAVDNPKSLPVDFLSTVPVVEIAFDNNVWGHETALSIQKLLKDATTLKTKAKGKDWNEQLVQKLYFQPQKLSSRQDIEI